In the Ornithodoros turicata isolate Travis chromosome 5, ASM3712646v1, whole genome shotgun sequence genome, CGTCAGGGttacagagcatgcgcagaagcgttcTGAACAAGGTCCATTGTGGGCATTCAAGTTGCGTTCCGAACGCGGGTAACGGATATTACATTCCGAATGCGTATTTATATCTGACGCTGAGGCTGCCTCTATTTCTGGCACCATCTATTACCTCTCTGTATGGTCCGTATATATCATATTTATTAATGTTGTGTTATTTATGTCCGTATATTTGTAACTTAAGACAGCATTTACATTGTGAGGGTCCAAAGCAGTCCATCCATAAAGCCCGAAGTTGCCGATATCCCCGCGCAATTTTGTTTCATATTTGCTAACTCGGCAGAGtttctgtgctatattgtaggGTGGGGCAGGTGGGGACACTTGCCCTGAGCGCCGTTTCATGGGGGACGCCGATAGCGCTAACTAAGGTGATAAAAATGGTGAGTGAGTGATCGTCTTCGCAGAGAGATGGACGAAAGATTCACCCGTTTGCGTGATACTGACGTCATGTTCGGATTCCTTCTCGATATCGAGGGTTTATGTTATGGCACAAACACAGACAGTCTGAAGGAGAAGTGTAACTGCTTCAGTAGTTTTTACGACTGTGATGTTGATGGGGATCAACTTTATGAAGAAATTTTAGACTGCAGAATGTTGCTGTCAAGTCGTTCCAGCCTGAAGATAACGAGTCCTGAGGGCCTTCTTGAATTGATTGTTCGGTGTGGAGACGAGAGCAAATTCCGAAATCTTCGTATCGCGATCCAGATGATGCTAACGATAGCGGTTTCTATCGTCAGCTGTGAGAGGTCTTTCAGTAAATTAAGACTGATCCTTTCATATTTGCGAGCTTCCATGGGTCAAAGAAGGCTCTGCGATCTTGCTCTGCTGAGCATAGAGAGACATGACACTGAAAAAATGGATTTCGATGACATCAAAGACAGTCTGACAGCAGCAAAGGCTTGGAAGATAGTGTTGTAATTGTCCAATCTGACAATTGTTTttgtcttgttttgttttttatgtcGTTTTTGTGTGTCTTCTGGGTTAATAAAAACATAATCGACAAGCCAGCAGTGTTCCTTGTTTATCGCGAACAACATCATGGGGATATACTGCGACAGGGGTGCAACTGCACAGCTTGCCATGGGCGCCGTCCTCTCTATATACGCCACTGGCTATATTACACGCACCTTACGAGCGCTACAGTAGACGCGGATTCCGTAATCCTGTTCACATTACCCAGGGACTGCACGCGTCCGCAACtgaagaagtagaaagaaaagaggTTGTACAAGGTGCGAAACAAAATAGTTTTGGACGATGTGCTACGTGCTTTTGCAAACGAGGCAATTCGGGCTAGTAATTAAAATTCGTGGAACTCTATATCGCGTGGCGTTCATTACCTTCCAAATTTCTGCGCCGCCCATTTGCAGCCAATCGAGTTACATAACCTCGCGCGCAATTTAGCTAATTCCTATACTACCCACTTTGACACCGAGGCTTTCCCTCGATGTGCACCGCTTGCGACTGGAGCAGCGAACGAGCCTTCGATGGGTTGGGAAAGACGTGCAAAAGAAACGCATTATTCGCAAAGAAACGGTGAAGTATTCGTCTTATACACGTTTAATAGTTCTTCCCATGTGCATAATGGGAACAAATTATATGCTGTACAATGTGCGCCGCAACAAAGTCTACGTCCGGTGTCCCGTGATGTGCACTGAGTCCACTGTAGTTACATCGATATACAAGGtgtatgtttttgtttctttttcgtttcttctttttttttctttttacggcggtagctgttaacgggaaggttCCAGGAGATCGCCGTATCTGTGTGCCAAAATCTTCTTTGCCAGGTGCGCGCGCAGGTGTAGAAAGGGCAAACGGTAGAGAGTGGTACCTGCTTGCGGGACAAGGGAATCAAAAGGAAGCACGCATTGGTTagttttagcacatcggaaGCGTTCCAcaggaacaaaacaaaaagcttCCAAGTCCAAgaccagcaacgtgatgtcagccactgcaAAGGAATCGGGTGCTTGGCGTACCCTGTTTacggaactgttatcgtaaagacgttccaatctgctaaataTCTTGTAATCCTTCTAAAGCTCCCTACTGAACCGGTGCCGCGATAATTAAACAAACGAGAGAGTGCAGTGTGACGCCACGTCACTTGTGGATTCGGCGCCTCCATTATACCCTCATGCACGGTGGAGTCCAATACGGCATTAAGGGATCATGTATTTAATAACCTTCAAGAAGAGATGAGATGCGGGCTAGCTGGTTGTACATCGTAGACGGgaaccccgagacaaggaaaaTACGTATGAGGAGACGTTGTTGTCCTAGCTATTTGCGTCTCTTCCTTGCTTCCGAGTTCCTATCGAGTAATTAATAACAAAAAAATTACTGTAGCTTTTGGTACACTGCCAAGGGCGTACGAAACGCGATAGcattgcagcagacgaaggGCGGTCCTTGCGCTGTGACCGTGCACGATTTGCGTGCGGTGCAACCGCAAACTCGACCATAGGTCGGCCTGGGCCTCGTCCAGACGAGGCGAGCGTCATCACGTGAGACGCGCTGTGCAGCCACACTGAGCGATCAGTGGTATGGCCGAATGGGTAAAAGCGCCTGCTTGCTGGAGGTAGCCAGGGTCGTGCGGAAGATTTGGTTTGAATCCACCGCCGGCTGTACTGTCAAAGGTTTTCCCTGGACTTTGTGGCAGACTTCCCAGAAGAATGACGGCACAGGTCCCCCTAAAGTCAGCCTTAGGACGCACATCAAACGccctgtcccccgctcctttctgctgtcctctctccatctgtccacttcTCTACGGTTGCAccgaggcgctaacacggaattaaaagaaATCCCACAGTAGGGAGTTTTAGCTCATCAAATGCGTtacacagaaacaaaacaagaacaacGTCAGCGTCAGCAAAAGTGGCTAACAGCTGCCGCTGGAAATAGCAACTCCTTCCGTGGTCGTCTgtaatttttgtttttcttacaGATTTTgcataaaaaagctatgagagcagcattgaTGCGTTATCGCAGGTGAACTGTATGGCCAGGTGGATATCCTGCCGAGGAGAGTATGGCATCACTGGATGAATAATTACCAAAGATAAATTAATTGCCGTTTTAAACAGGGGATTTCGAGCGGAACTGAGACACCAGAATGCAGGACAGCGCACATTCCCTatcagagggccacgtggttTGGAGCGATCCAGATCATTGGAGTTGGTGCTGATCTGCCCTCCGGGTCAACCGGTTTCCGTTCCAAATAAGCCGCGGACGACGTAGGTCATGTTCTCAATGTGCTCCTGATGGGCGCGGTTTTGGTTTCAGCTTATTTGCACAGAAAAATTCggcaatggatatttcaacgtacgtgctcgtttcacgggtttaaaaaaataggatgCCCTTCAAAAAGGATTATCTCCCAATCTGATGTCTTAGTTTGGCCCGAAACCCCTAATCAAATAGTTAATCAAtgaattttaagtaattagtcTTCCAGCCGTTGCATACTCTGTTCGAGAtaatgtccgcctggccgtataaacCATCTGCGAAAACGGTATCTGTGCTGCTATCGTACCCttttttaggaaaaatctgtaataacgaatgaaaaaaaaaaaaaaaaatcacacttTATGTTCTCGTTAGACGCCGCCTTCCGCACCCAGACCGAGAGGAGTCCATGGTGTgttgtctgggtgttttccctgtcGCCGCAATTCCCTATGGAGCCCGTGCGCACCGAGCCCTACGACGCCATATCCGAGGGCAAACAACTCCGTAAATACGACGGCACCACGACATCTGCGTGCGACATCACTTCAAAGTTTTCAACAACTTCttgttttttcgtttctttgtttttacTTTACGTTCTACTCGCTATATTATTCAACGGCTTCTATACGACTGCCATGACGAATGCAAAACAAAATATCCCTCTCACGGCGCAAGGTAGGGTAGATAAATTAAATTTCACGCGAGTCCTTTCCATGAGCGATGTTCCCAGTCGCTCCTACATAATTGCGTGAACTGCCGCAATCATTTCTGGGGGGATTATGGAATGATCGTTGAAGGAGTTCAGAATGAACGTGCACGAACAccaagcgaaaaaaaaacaaaacagaaagcaCTCTTTATGACAAACTAGCGGAAAGGCAATTTATTCCGAGGCGTAATTGATGTTCGCTGGGCTTCTCACTGGGGGATGAGTTCGGAAATACGTATACCTTAATTTGTCATCGTGCGGAAAGCTTTCGTCCGTTTTCTTGAGTCCTCCGTTGTCTTCGCAGTGATTTCCTTGCCACGCGTTGTCAGAAGGCGGCCCTCCAATGAATTTCAATGCATATGGAAGTTTTTGATTAATTGCTAATCTTTTCCAACCTTCCTGTTTTCTTGAGTTATATATCAGACGTTCCAGTTGCCCTCTTGCGAAAGGCTAGCGTGGTATTTTCGGTGCAGTGTTCCGGAAGTCAGTGAAAGATGCTGTGTGTGGGAGGTATACAGTGCGTGTACATCTCACATTCCGGTGTGTAACGCGCATCCGAGAACATTAGCGGAACATAGAAAATGGTCAATGCCTAACGGGCACCATGCTAGCGCTAGCACTGCACAGTAATTCCACATCGCCTTTAAAGTCCACTGGAATCAAAGCCCGTGCGTCGACTATGAACAAGTTTTACTAACGATGATCAGATTAGCTTGgtacaagcgagctggtgtaatgtAGAAAGACGTAACATTTCCTCGAGTTTAAGAAACACACAAGACCATGAGGACAACACAATCACTTGCGGAAGAGGTAGCATTTCCttcagtttgaggaacacacaagacgATTAGGACAACACAAGAACTTGAGAAAGAGGTggcatttccttgagtttgtgAAACACACAAGATGATGAGGACAACACAAGAACTTGAGAAACGGGtagcatttccttgagtttaAGGAACACACGAGAGGATTAGGACAACACAAGAACTTGAGAAAGAGGtagcatttccttgagtttgaggattGAGATTATTTATGCTCATAAACTACTGTATGGAGATTAGCTTCACGCAAAAATAtgaagctgatctatattcattgtttaactaaGCGACCGAGAATATCGACAATTCGCAAAAGAGTTTATTCGCAAATTCGCATTTGATtgtgagtttaatggcgcagcgacaactgagatcataatgcgccaaatatgATGATGATACATGAATGGGTTATGTTAAGAGTATAGTGATTTAATTAAAAAGAGAGTTCTCTAAGGCGATACTTCTGTGTAAACAAGAAGGTAAAACTGGTGAACTAAAAAATTCGCAAAAGATTACGCTTTTCAGATAgcattttcacatacctgaggtcGTATAGGAAATGAAAGAAGTCGTGCCATTTGTATGACAGACCCTCTCCTATAACATTTAAAATgtacaggtgtttttttttttttccttaaaagagaaaaaaatattttttttcctcactatactccgctgcagctcatTCGTTTGTGGAGGTCGTTTAGGAAGTAAAAAGTGATGCCATTGTGACACTCTCCTGTGAAAAGAGACAGATGTACAGACAGATGTACATGAAAATGTACagatgtatttgttcttacgcgagacaaaaaagaacaaaaaaaaacaagggaTTCGTCAGCGCACTTGCATCCCGACTGTAAGGTACCATTACCACCCTTTGGACGCATTTCGCCTTCTACTGTTCTGCCAAGTTCTACCAAGATGTAACAGATTCGACGTAATTGATGATTGTTTGCACATATCTGGAGTCGCCTGGGAGGTGAAAAAATCACACCACACCTATAATATTCTGAAAAGCTGCTGGCGTATATATTTTTAAACGGGAAAACACTTCGTCAGCGCATTTGCATTCGCTCTGTGAGGTACAATTATCATCATTTACCACTACCATATCAGCATCATCATTGCGTGGATCTTGCTGCGCGTCAGAACGCGACGTAACAGTCTTTGGAAACCATTTGTTATGGTCTCGCACGCACTGATGCACAACagaaagtaacaaaaaaaagcgAAATATAGCTGTACGCCCACTGTCTTTCTTTCACTGGAAATATAAGTTTTTGCTGCATATACCTGAACAGGAGATATAGACTCAAAGTAATAGAACCTCCTAGTGCCCTGGATGGAGCATGCCTCATTGTGCTTCATGttcagtaatttcttctccaaccgtatgtCCTCGACGGTGAGCCACAACGCATGCACTCTCTTCAGGCTTTCTATCGCCCAGAGGAACGGCTGTGCAgacatcagaatatctgcactcAACAGGGGCAGTGTAAGCTAGCCCTATAGCCGGCGACCTTTCAAACTGTACTGCCAACGCCGTCAAATTGCCTACTATTTACTAATTTACTACTggttttttttaatttactaATTTACTACTGGTTGAGGCAAAAATGTGCTACGTAGCAtgccaaagtcatgcttgtggaggcaaaggtTAGCAATTGCATTTTCTATTTTCCGATTGCGAGGCAGCGCCATCAGAGAAGTAGTACATTTCTCGGACATTGTTCAATAAACAAGTGGCGAGTGGTGTGTACCGTAACATTGTCATGACTCGCGAGTCAGGCAACCGGAAACGACGTCGAAACTGCTACGAAGAGGCGGCTGTGAGTACACGCGGTAGAACAGTTAGAAGGAGAACATCCTTCAAAGGGTGATAATGGTACCTTACGGGATATGAATGCGGTGGCGATTTTTTTTCGTGGCTAAGAAAAAATATACATGTAGATTTCAAAATGTTATGAGAGAGGGTGTCCACCACAAAggcacatttattttacttcctATACAGCCTCAACCAACGAATGACCTGCAGCGGAGTACGGTGAcgaaatttcttttttttttatcatttaaggagaaaaaaaacacctgtagattttcaatatgttataggAGAAGATCTGTCCTACAAATGGCACGACATCTTTCACTTCCTAAACgacctcaggtatgtgaaaatactgtctgaaaagtgtcattttttaCGAATGGTCGATATTCTCGATTGCTTAGTTAAGCAATGAACACGGGTCGGCTTcaaatttttatgtgaagcgAATCTCCGTGAAATAGATTATGGACATAAATAATATCGGGCTCCTGAGATAACGTTAACTTGCGAAAAACTTATCGTAAACTTGGCCCAAAACGCGATCCGTTCTTGAGCTGTTACGACCGATTTTCTTCTCGTTCCATATGCTCTCGCGAAGCTAGGTGGACCCTCGCCCAGGGGTGGgtctagaggggggggggggtcaggatgtcctagccccctcctcaatttctgtcttcacatagtgtatAAGTTACCTCGATTGCGTATCTACCGTGCTGGGCAAGGCTGGACCCCCCTCTCAGAAAAgtcctggatccgccactgcccttcccctctaacaccagacaaagaaagcgcaaaacgtccgtatgtgtcagaaggacGCGCGGAACGGGCAACACTTCTTCATGTTTGGGCCAAGTTCGAGGCGCCCCCAATGCTCAAGAAAACAGAATCTCGAGAAAAAGTTTATATCCTACATACACACCCCTAAGGGGATGCATAaaatttttttcagctaaatctaagagggtcgagctacacctctggctggtttcgGCTGGAATGGCCCAACTATAGTTACAGCTGCATAGGTACCACGTTAAGGTCACTTAGTTACTTTACATTTACTAAAATGCCAAGGAAATGTAACTCTCCAAAATGATAAACGAAGCAGTGTGTCGGGGTAGTCGCAATCTGTGTCGCGTTGTTCTCACAAGTTTCGGTTTTCCTGTGTGCGGCGGGCTACAATTTTCGTGGACATTTAGTCACGCTGGTTTGAGAGAAGCTTGGTGCGTGCCTTACTGAGGGTTGCTGCAGGATGCAACCGCTGGTTTTCCTTGTCAACAAGCCTTTCACAGACACCGTTCGACAGCTTAGTGACATGGAGTAGATGAACACATTTTGACTAAGAATGGGAGTGTGATAACTCGACTGAAATCATTTCTATTTCTAAAACATTTCTGTCAGTGGGACTGTCCCTCAACAGAGAATTCCTCCTGGAATTCCCCCTCGAGCATGGTGGGAGATAGTCAATACAAATGTCACACCACCCTTCCGCGTGTGAGATGGCAAAATTCCTGGAATCCCTGGGTTGGGAAAGGAGGGTTGTAAGCCTCATGCACCAGCAGGTGCCAATAAAAAGAGGTCACTCTAAGGTGAATTCAGGTCACTCAGCATCGAATATCCAGTGCAGCTTATGTGCATACTTTTTTCGTTCCAAGGAACGACGACATGACGTTAGGAAGCTGACGCGTGGAGAATATGACAGTACTGTCATGTTTTCCATGCGTCAGTTTCGTAACGATTTCTTGATTTCGTCGGTTTCTTACTTAAAGATGGACCAAAGGCCGGGAACAGTCGCGTTTACTTGTAAACAGTAGGTCGGTAGTGTCGGTGCGTACTTTTTACAAGTAAACATATGACAGTACAAgggtaacttagttacagttacattttacgGTTCCTTGAACCGAAAGTGggaactagttacagttacaagtgaCTTCTGTAGctagttactgaaaaaaaattaACTGATTTCAGTTACAAGATCGTTGTAACTAAGTTGCATCCCAGGACTGCTTGAAACCGTCAAGCTCCTATGTCGGCGTCGTAGCAGACTTCAGTCTCCTCACATGACTTTTGAACAACGTCAGCATCCTGGGTGAAAATCCCATGCTTCCTGGACCCACTTCCCTACCTCTGTCCGTTCTTCGTGTACTCGAACCCGCGCTCGATCGGCCAGCTTTTGCGAACGTGGCAGAACGATTCACGGCTTTGTCAAGCGCCTGTGTCGCCTCTCAAGTGCGACCCTAGCGGTTCCACGACACCTTCTTATGGACGGCTCTTCGGGGAAAGACTCCGATAGATAATGCGGATCGGTGGTAAACGCGCACTTCCTGTCCgcgacatttttattttttatttttttatttttacaatCTATAACGCACGCGTTATACGCAAGAAAATACAGCATGGCCTTATTCTACTGTGTACCACTGACTGTAACCCAGGAATGCTTTGATAAGGTCGGAGAGGCACGAGGAATatgcggaggggggggggggagaggatacttttattagaacaaagaaaaaaacaacggGAGGAAAGTCAACCAAACGGCACTTCGGCTTGCTATtacacaaaggaaaaagaaaaagaaatgaaagaagaataaaataaataaaaagaaaagactaggaaataaaggataaactaacaaacggtgaaagaaggatcaGATAGactaaagacaaagatgactttaaaaaaagatgactaacaaacggtgaaagaaggatgagatagattaaagcaAAAGATGActctaaaaaagaaagatgaggttaatgcgttgagggtgagggtggggcactgaagaatgcgATGGCACGAAAAGAATATGTGCTCACCACATACGAACCGTTACTATAGACGAATAGCATTATCTTCCCCCGATGAGAAAGTAATGATAATTGTGTCTGAGAAGCGTGGactgttgggctagttggtacatgAGTACAGAACAATTAAGCGCGTAAAGACGAGACGATGGAAGGAGACACAGACGCGCTCGTTGTGCCTGTGTCTCCTTCTATTATCTCGTCTTTTCGCGCTTAATTCTTCTATAATTGTTTCGCTtcgctctttcctttttttctagCAAAACAGAATTGTTAGACTGTTCCTCTCTTTTCGCTtttttatattatatatatatatattctgttATAGGTTCTGCTGCCCCTTTTTTGCTTATTGTTGTGTATGTTCAAAGATACCGCGCTTGACTGTACAATGCGAGCACAGCAGCGCGAGCTCTCGTTCTTGTGTGCTACAGGCAATGCCTACCGGAGCTTCAGGCGACGCGACGGGACAGTCAGTTCCATCGGCTATGGGATACCAAGGACACATCGAGCCCTTCGATCCCAACATGTCGGACGGCTGGGAGTGCTACTTGGAAAGGATAAACTTGTACTTCGAGGCAAACGGAATATCGGATGCCGGTCGACGCAAGTCAGTTTTCTTGACTTTGTGTGGATCCGAGACCTACCGCTTGGTTCGGTCGTTGTCGCTTCCTCGAAAACTGGCCGAATGCTCCTACCAGGAGGTCCACAATGCCCTGACTGAACATTTTGCTCCACAGCCGTCGGAGATCCTTCTGCGATTCCACTTCCATAAAAGGGACCAGCAAGAAGGGGAGAGTATCACGAAGTACATGGCTGAAATTCGGAAGCTAAGTGAATTCTGCAACTTCACGGACTTGGACAATATGTTGCGCGGCCGTCTGGTCTCTCCAGAAACGGTTATTTGCTGATTCCAAGCTCACGCTGAAGTCGGCCTTGGAGATTGCGCTGGCCGCTGAAGCCGCCAACAAGAACGTCTCGGAGATTAAAGACGCAGCGAAAGAGCTTCACTACGTTTCGAATCAGGCCACTGGAAAAGTTAAAAAGCGACACCTCTCCAAGGAACAGCGTCGTGAACCCCAAAAGAATGGCTGTAACCGTTGCGGAGGAAGGAATCAATCGTGCCGCTTCAAGAATGCGGTCTGCAACTTCTGCAGAAATAAAGGACACCtggagtgtgtgtgctttgaGAAACAGAAGTCAGCAACGGGAGTTCCTCTCCCAGGACCGCTTAACCACATCGAGGACGACGTCCTGGACGAGGTGACAAGTTCGATGTACCACATGGACCGACAAGGCAAGACAGGGGACGCTGACCCTATCATGGTCAAACTTAGACTGGACGGAGCACCATTGACCATGGAGGTTGACTCTGGGGCCGGACCTTCCGGCCTCAGCGAGACGGTGTAACGGAAGCTTTTGAGCCGTCCACCACCGCTTCAGATGTCATCAACGGTTCTTCTGACTTGGTCTCAGCAACAAGTACCCATCCTAGGCAATCTTGACGTTGAGGTGCAGTACAACAGCATCAGCACTCGACAGTCGGTGCTGGTAGCACCTGGCGACGGCCCGTGTTTACTCGGGCTCTCCTGGTTCAGAGACTTGGGAATTGAGGTTCAAGGAGTTCATGCGATGCTTGATAAAGACCATGTTTGGTTACGCAACCCGGTGTTCGAAGGAGGACTGGGGAAGTTCACAGGGCCACCAGTCACGATCGACATCGAGAAGGATGCTACACCTGTTTTCAAGAAATGCCGCCCGATTCCATTTGCCATGCGCGACAAAGTGTCGTTGGCTATCCAGAAGATGGTCACGGAAGGAGTCCTTGAGCCGGTCGCGTTCTCAAAATGGGCTACGCCAATTGTACCGGTTCACAAGCGGGACGGAACGATCCGCATCTGCGGAGACTACAGATGCACGGTGAATACCGTAAGCCAACCAGACAAGCATCTATTGCCCACATCCACAGAGATGTTCGCTGTCCTGGCCAATGAGGTGTTATTTACGAAGCTTGATCTGGAACAGGCTTATCTACAGCTGCCAGTAGACGAAGAGTCATCGTCGCTCTTGACGTTGAATACGCCACTGGGGCTTTTCAAAGTAAAACGCTTGCCATTTGGAGTGTCCGCTGCTCCAGGGATATTTCAACGCTTCATTGGGATGGTACTACACGGTGTTCCTGGCGTTGCAGCTTTTCTTGATGACATCATCATTACTGGGAAGACTGTTCAGGAGCATGACCAGAGAGTCCAGCTTGTGCTAGAACGACTGCAACGTGCAGGACTTCGGCTAAACGGCAAGAAATGCAAGTTTTCAATGTCCTCGCTGAGCTTCTTGGGGTTCCACATCAGCGCCGAGGGTATTCGCCCGTGTGCTGAGAAAGTGAAAGCAGTCCACGATGCCAGGGAGCCGAAAGACAAGAGAGAGCTCCAGGCTTTCCTGGGACTTGTTAACTTTTACGACCGTTTTATCCGGAACAAGGCTACTTTACTAGAACCTTTACATCGCCTTCTGGACAAGGATTCAAAGTGGAGCTGGCCAAGGGAACACAGACAAGCTTTTGGAAACTTAAAAAGGGGGTTAAGCTCTGAAATGTTACTGTGCCACTACGAGCTGGGGAAGGAGTTAGTTCTGGCGTGCGATGCATCTCCATATGGGATAGGTGCGGTGGTTGCCCACGTTGATGACAACCGGTGCGAGACGCCCATTGCCTTCGCTTCCAGGACATTACACCCAAGTGAGCGCAACTACGCGCAGATCGACAGGGAGGCTTTGGCAATCATATTTGGAGTGACCAAGTTTAGGCAATACCTCTACGGACACAAATTTGTGATATACACAGATCACAAGCCGTTGCTTGGTCTCCTGCACCCACATCGGCAAATGCAACAAGCAATTTCGCCAAGACAGTGCATTCAGGCTAAGCAGGGATGGTACGCACGAAAGCAATGGCCAGAAGCTTTGTATGGTGGCCGGGGATCAATGCTGACATTGAGAGCATGATCGGTCGGTGCACCCCGTGCCAATTAACGCGGAATATGCCACCGAGAGAGACTTCACACCCGTGGCTGCCGCCGCAGAAGCCTTGGCAAAGGCTGCATCTGGATTATGCAGGGCCTTTTCAAGGGCGCGCGTTCTTGGCGATCGTCGATACTTTCTCGAGATGGCCGGAAGTGATTCCTGTGTCGTCGATGTCGGCGGCCGAACTGATCCGTCATCTTCGCCGTGTGTTTGCGATCCACGGATTGCCCGATGTCGTGGTTACCGACAATGGCACGTCTTTCACTTCATCCGAGACGGCCGACTTCCTAAGAAGGAACTCGATCAGACACATGTTCTCTCCGCCATACCATCCGCAGTCGAATGGCGTCGCAGAACGTATGGTGCAAAACGTAAAAAACAAGCTTCGCCAACTACGACGCGACGATGCGGACTGTCGTCTATCACGTCTGTTGTTCCCATTACGTACAACACTATGCGACCATGCGCGGACAGCACAAGATCTCCGGCGCAACTGCTCATGAACCGTAGCCTGAGGACCTTGCTAAGCGATGTCCGGCCAAGACGGCAGTTGACGGAGGAAGCTGACCAGTCACTAGAGCGAAGATTCAAAGCTGGTGACAAGGTGTTTGTACGTAGCTACAGGGGTAACCACAAATGGCTACCTGCCACGGTGGTTGGCGTCGAGGGCAACTGCACTTTCAAGTTACAACGCGAGGACGGCGCATGCAAACCAGATGCGCAGATGTCAGGCAAGTTGCAAGAGCCACGACGACGCCAGCAGTGAATGGTGGTTATTTCCAACCCCAAATCCTACGCCGAGCACAGACAATACAGCATCGCCGGAGACAACAGGAAACCCATTAGTAGATCCTGGTGGATCGGGCCTGCGACGCTCTGAGCGAGCTAGAAAGAGGCCGGACTTCTACGGTGTGGTGGTCTCGAAATAGGTGGGGAGGACTGTTGTGTATGTTCAAAGATACTGCGCTTGACTGTACAATGCGAGCACAGCAGCGCGAGCTCTCGTTCTTGTGTGCTGGTTCTGGAACTGATCGGACGCGTATTCTGCTTGGGAATAAAGTAGTGTTGGTTGCTACTCCGACTTGACTCAAGGTCATTACACTTATGAAGCGAGCAACACGATCGACGTGATGCCGTGCGACTGAATGTTCCTACCGTTTCGTGTTTATTGATGCAAAAGGAACGACTGCAACACAAAGCAGAAGTAAACTTTCACAACACATGCTTGTTACTATCACTTATTTGCGTCTGTATTCAGTTAAT is a window encoding:
- the LOC135395867 gene encoding uncharacterized protein LOC135395867, yielding MPTGASGDATGQSVPSAMGYQGHIEPFDPNMSDGWECYLERINLYFEANGISDAGRRKSVFLTLCGSETYRLVRSLSLPRKLAECSYQEVHNALTEHFAPQPSEILLRFHFHKRDQQEGESITKYMAEIRKLSEFCNFTDLDNMLRGRLSALEIALAAEAANKNVSEIKDAAKELHYVSNQATGKVKKRHLSKEQRREPQKNGCNRCGGRNQSCRFKNAVCNFCRNKGHLECVCFEKQKSATGVPLPGPLNHIEDDVLDEVTSSMYHMDRQGKTGDADPIMVKLRLDGAPLTMEVDSGAGPSGLSETV